One genomic region from Branchiostoma lanceolatum isolate klBraLanc5 chromosome 7, klBraLanc5.hap2, whole genome shotgun sequence encodes:
- the LOC136438456 gene encoding HEAT repeat-containing protein 3-like isoform X1, translating into MGKSRNKKYKSSRPRPTGLPSVAEALREGGAAGNGAGELPALAIVEKLQSASAEERECACTTLAGLVLQETGLTALLDSRLVRTLGPLLLDPSQAVREGAAGVFRNMTVGGGHDLCDHMVEEDVMTPLVALLKQVTGQLTASQPMDMQAGARHAGGESADRDPVWRILYQAVHLLWNLCESTSTAVCIFNKESLLPTLLLCLRQHDRNLPLAMVGAQCLQTVTEDNAEVLQQFSADTLKLLEGLLMGEGGDSVDSLLLRTTVAGCIFNLKALIPAGSQSEALQAVVRVLARTLEHDIAMAITSLRGMLGEQQTNNNGGAEQMNGETAGPGRPETPEQHQLPQATRAQLDQVMALLSAQQTALEIIANMCLPDGRTGPLDSGGGQGSNMCLPDDDSDEEWEDMDSSDTSDEVTMCDVAEEGGTPLMTPLCLSAETHAALISHSLPRKVLDRTVLPEGCDSLASSPHGQPVIKRLLTVQRRALLCLRNMLAVLDGEGMDAAGLVEVGNHLMGLFSVSDDQEFQEAVTGAVRSLLQRMAAVQVTQPLTGEQLRVLCDLGRQSSCPSVRANVVNAAGSMGSVLAKQPDSAEKLMLIGTFLTEVAGKDVVLWVVAEALDAIFDVFGDGPQVDAVAGNIGLVAKLRQISPLFKSRVHKERRSLGEHFPVVDNARVNLNRFIKYKEGC; encoded by the exons ATGGGGAAAAGCAGGAATAAGAAGTACAAGTCCTCCCGCCCGCGCCCCACGGGCCTGCCCAGCGTGGCGGAGGCGCTGCGGGAGGGCGGGGCGGCCGGGAACGGGGCCGGGGAGCTGCCGGCACTGGCCATCGTGGAGAAG CTCCAGTCAGCCTCAGCAGAGGAGCGGGAGTGTGCGTGCACCACGCTGGCGGGACTGGTACTGCAGGAGACCGGTCTGACCGCCCTGCTGGACAGTCGGCTGGTCCGCACGCTCGGCCCGCTGCTGCTGGACCCGAGCCAGGCCGTCAGGGAGGGGGCCGCCGGCGTCTTCAG GAACATGACGGTGGGCGGGGGTCATGACCTCTGCGACCACATGGTGGAGGAGGACGTGATGACCCCGCTGGTCGCGCTGCTCAAGCAGGTCACAGGTCAGCTGACCGCCAGCCAGCCAATGGACATGCAGGCTGGTGCAAGGCATGCTGGGGGTGAGAGTGCTGACAGAGACCCTGTGTGGAGAATATTGTACCAGGCGGTGCATCTACTCTGGAACCTGTG tGAGAGCACCAGCACGGCTGTCTGCATATTTAACAAGGAGTCGCTCCTCCCCACTCTGCTGCTGTGTCTACGGCAACACGACAGGAACCTACCACTGGCCATGGTGGGGG CCCAGTGTCTGCAGACTGTGACAGAAGACAACGCGGAGGTTCTGCAGCAGTTCTCAGCAGACACACTCAAGCTGCTGGAGGGGCTgctgatgggggaggggggcgactcAGTGGACAGCCTGCTGCTCAGGACAACCGTCGctg GCTGCATCTTTAACCTGAAGGCGCTCATCCCGGCTGGCAGCCAATCAGAAGCCCTGCAGGCGGTGGTGCGGGTCCTGGCGCGAACGCTGGAGCACGACATCGCCATGGCGATAACCAGCCTGAGGGGCATGCTGGGAGAACAGCAGACCAACAACAAC GGTGGTGCTGAACAGATGAACGGGGAGACAGCCGGACCGGGGAGGCCGGAAACTCCTGAGCAGCACCAG tTGCCCCAGGCAACCCGAGCCCAGCTGGACCAGGTGATGGCGTTACTCTCAGCCCAGCAGACGGCTCTGGAGATCATCGCCAACATGTGTCTGCCCGATGGTAGGACCGGTCCACTAGACTCAGGGGGAGGGCAGGGTAGTAACATGTGTCTGCCCGACG ACGACAGTGATGAGGAGTGGGAGGACATGGACAGCAGTGACACCAGTGACGAGGTGACCATGTGTGACGTTGCGGAGGAGGGGGGTACCCCCCTCATGACCCCCCTGTGCCTGTCAGCCGAGACCCATGCTGCTCTCATCAGCCACAGTCTGCCCAGGAAG GTTCTGGACAGGACGGTTCTCCCCGAGGGATGCGACAGTCTGGCATCGTCACCTCACGGACAACCTGTCATCAAAAG GTTACTTACCGTACAAAGACGAGCCCTGCTATGCCTAAGGAACATGCTGGCAGTGCTGGATGGGGAAGGCATGGATGCAGCAGGGCTGGTGGAGGTGGGAAACCATCTCATGGGGCTCTTCAGTG TTTCAGATGATCAGGAGTTCCAGGAAGCCGTGACAGGAGCCGTCAGGTCCCTGCTGCAGAGGATGGCAGCTGTGCAGGTCACACAG ccCCTGACTGGGGAACAGCTGCGTGTCCTGTGTGACCTTGGGCGACAGTCGTCGTGCCCGAGCGTCCGTGCTAACGTGGTGAACGCTGCGGGCAGTATGGGCAGCGTGCTGGCGAAACAACCCGACTCTGCTGAGAAACTCATG CTGATAGGAACCTTCCTGACGGAGGTCGCGGGGAAGGACGTGGTGCTGTGGGTCGTGGCGGAGGCTCTGGACGCCATCTTTGACGTGTTCGGGGACGGCCCGCAGGTCGACGCGGTGGCAGGAAACATCGGGCTGGTGGCGAAACTCCGACAGATCAGCCCGCTGTTCAAGTCTCGG GTTCATAAAGAGAGGAGGAGTCTGGGAGAACACTTCCCCGTGGTGGACAACGCACGGGTCAACCTCAACAGGTTCATCAAGTACAAGGAAGGCTGCTAG
- the LOC136438456 gene encoding HEAT repeat-containing protein 3-like isoform X2 yields MGKSRNKKYKSSRPRPTGLPSVAEALREGGAAGNGAGELPALAIVEKLQSASAEERECACTTLAGLVLQETGLTALLDSRLVRTLGPLLLDPSQAVREGAAGVFRNMTVGGGHDLCDHMVEEDVMTPLVALLKQVTGQLTASQPMDMQAGARHAGGESADRDPVWRILYQAVHLLWNLCESTSTAVCIFNKESLLPTLLLCLRQHDRNLPLAMVGAQCLQTVTEDNAEVLQQFSADTLKLLEGLLMGEGGDSVDSLLLRTTVAGCIFNLKALIPAGSQSEALQAVVRVLARTLEHDIAMAITSLRGMLGEQQTNNNGGAEQMNGETAGPGRPETPEQHQLPQATRAQLDQVMALLSAQQTALEIIANMCLPDGRTGPLDSGGGQGSNMCLPDDDSDEEWEDMDSSDTSDEVTMCDVAEEGGTPLMTPLCLSAETHAALISHSLPRKVLDRTVLPEGCDSLASSPHGQPVIKRLLTVQRRALLCLRNMLAVLDGEGMDAAGLVEVGNHLMGLFSVSDDQEFQEAVTGAVRSLLQRMAAVQVTQPLTGEQLRVLCDLGRQSSCPSVRANVVNAAGSMGSVLAKQPDSAEKLMLIGTFLTEVAGKDVVLWVVAEALDAIFDVFGDGPQVDAVAGNIGLVAKLRQISPLFKSRVHKERRSLGEHFPVVDNARVNLNRFIKYKEGC; encoded by the exons ATGGGGAAAAGCAGGAATAAGAAGTACAAGTCCTCCCGCCCGCGCCCCACGGGCCTGCCCAGCGTGGCGGAGGCGCTGCGGGAGGGCGGGGCGGCCGGGAACGGGGCCGGGGAGCTGCCGGCACTGGCCATCGTGGAGAAG CTCCAGTCAGCCTCAGCAGAGGAGCGGGAGTGTGCGTGCACCACGCTGGCGGGACTGGTACTGCAGGAGACCGGTCTGACCGCCCTGCTGGACAGTCGGCTGGTCCGCACGCTCGGCCCGCTGCTGCTGGACCCGAGCCAGGCCGTCAGGGAGGGGGCCGCCGGCGTCTTCAG GAACATGACGGTGGGCGGGGGTCATGACCTCTGCGACCACATGGTGGAGGAGGACGTGATGACCCCGCTGGTCGCGCTGCTCAAGCAGGTCACAGGTCAGCTGACCGCCAGCCAGCCAATGGACATGCAGGCTGGTGCAAGGCATGCTGGGGGTGAGAGTGCTGACAGAGACCCTGTGTGGAGAATATTGTACCAGGCGGTGCATCTACTCTGGAACCTGTG tGAGAGCACCAGCACGGCTGTCTGCATATTTAACAAGGAGTCGCTCCTCCCCACTCTGCTGCTGTGTCTACGGCAACACGACAGGAACCTACCACTGGCCATGGTGGGGG CCCAGTGTCTGCAGACTGTGACAGAAGACAACGCGGAGGTTCTGCAGCAGTTCTCAGCAGACACACTCAAGCTGCTGGAGGGGCTgctgatgggggaggggggcgactcAGTGGACAGCCTGCTGCTCAGGACAACCGTCGctg GCTGCATCTTTAACCTGAAGGCGCTCATCCCGGCTGGCAGCCAATCAGAAGCCCTGCAGGCGGTGGTGCGGGTCCTGGCGCGAACGCTGGAGCACGACATCGCCATGGCGATAACCAGCCTGAGGGGCATGCTGGGAGAACAGCAGACCAACAACAAC GGTGGTGCTGAACAGATGAACGGGGAGACAGCCGGACCGGGGAGGCCGGAAACTCCTGAGCAGCACCAG tTGCCCCAGGCAACCCGAGCCCAGCTGGACCAGGTGATGGCGTTACTCTCAGCCCAGCAGACGGCTCTGGAGATCATCGCCAACATGTGTCTGCCCGATGGTAGGACCGGTCCACTAGACTCAGGGGGAGGGCAGGGTAGTAACATGTGTCTGCCCGACG ACGACAGTGATGAGGAGTGGGAGGACATGGACAGCAGTGACACCAGTGACGAGGTGACCATGTGTGACGTTGCGGAGGAGGGGGGTACCCCCCTCATGACCCCCCTGTGCCTGTCAGCCGAGACCCATGCTGCTCTCATCAGCCACAGTCTGCCCAGGAAG GTTCTGGACAGGACGGTTCTCCCCGAGGGATGCGACAGTCTGGCATCGTCACCTCACGGACAACCTGTCATCAAAAG GTTACTTACCGTACAAAGACGAGCCCTGCTATGCCTAAGGAACATGCTGGCAGTGCTGGATGGGGAAGGCATGGATGCAGCAGGGCTGGTGGAGGTGGGAAACCATCTCATGGGGCTCTTCAGTG TTTCAGATGATCAGGAGTTCCAGGAAGCCGTGACAGGAGCCGTCAGGTCCCTGCTGCAGAGGATGGCAGCTGTGCAGGTCACACAG ccCCTGACTGGGGAACAGCTGCGTGTCCTGTGTGACCTTGGGCGACAGTCGTCGTGCCCGAGCGTCCGTGCTAACGTGGTGAACGCTGCGGGCAGTATGGGCAGCGTGCTGGCGAAACAACCCGACTCTGCTGAGAAACTCATG CTGATAGGAACGTTCCTGACGGAG GTCGCGGGGAAGGACGTGGTGCTGTGGGTCGTGGCGGAGGCTCTGGACGCCATCTTTGACGTGTTCGGGGACGGCCCGCAGGTCGACGCGGTGGCAGGAAACATCGGGCTGGTGGCGAAACTCCGACAGATCAGCCCGCTGTTCAAGTCTCGG GTTCATAAAGAGAGGAGGAGTCTGGGAGAACACTTCCCCGTGGTGGACAACGCACGGGTCAACCTCAACAGGTTCATCAAGTACAAGGAAGGCTGCTAG
- the LOC136438456 gene encoding HEAT repeat-containing protein 3-like isoform X3, translating into MGKSRNKKYKSSRPRPTGLPSVAEALREGGAAGNGAGELPALAIVEKLQSASAEERECACTTLAGLVLQETGLTALLDSRLVRTLGPLLLDPSQAVREGAAGVFRNMTVGGGHDLCDHMVEEDVMTPLVALLKQVTGQLTASQPMDMQAGARHAGGESADRDPVWRILYQAVHLLWNLCESTSTAVCIFNKESLLPTLLLCLRQHDRNLPLAMVGAQCLQTVTEDNAEVLQQFSADTLKLLEGLLMGEGGDSVDSLLLRTTVAGCIFNLKALIPAGSQSEALQAVVRVLARTLEHDIAMAITSLRGMLGEQQTNNNGGAEQMNGETAGPGRPETPEQHQLPQATRAQLDQVMALLSAQQTALEIIANMCLPDDDSDEEWEDMDSSDTSDEVTMCDVAEEGGTPLMTPLCLSAETHAALISHSLPRKVLDRTVLPEGCDSLASSPHGQPVIKRLLTVQRRALLCLRNMLAVLDGEGMDAAGLVEVGNHLMGLFSVSDDQEFQEAVTGAVRSLLQRMAAVQVTQPLTGEQLRVLCDLGRQSSCPSVRANVVNAAGSMGSVLAKQPDSAEKLMLIGTFLTEVAGKDVVLWVVAEALDAIFDVFGDGPQVDAVAGNIGLVAKLRQISPLFKSRVHKERRSLGEHFPVVDNARVNLNRFIKYKEGC; encoded by the exons ATGGGGAAAAGCAGGAATAAGAAGTACAAGTCCTCCCGCCCGCGCCCCACGGGCCTGCCCAGCGTGGCGGAGGCGCTGCGGGAGGGCGGGGCGGCCGGGAACGGGGCCGGGGAGCTGCCGGCACTGGCCATCGTGGAGAAG CTCCAGTCAGCCTCAGCAGAGGAGCGGGAGTGTGCGTGCACCACGCTGGCGGGACTGGTACTGCAGGAGACCGGTCTGACCGCCCTGCTGGACAGTCGGCTGGTCCGCACGCTCGGCCCGCTGCTGCTGGACCCGAGCCAGGCCGTCAGGGAGGGGGCCGCCGGCGTCTTCAG GAACATGACGGTGGGCGGGGGTCATGACCTCTGCGACCACATGGTGGAGGAGGACGTGATGACCCCGCTGGTCGCGCTGCTCAAGCAGGTCACAGGTCAGCTGACCGCCAGCCAGCCAATGGACATGCAGGCTGGTGCAAGGCATGCTGGGGGTGAGAGTGCTGACAGAGACCCTGTGTGGAGAATATTGTACCAGGCGGTGCATCTACTCTGGAACCTGTG tGAGAGCACCAGCACGGCTGTCTGCATATTTAACAAGGAGTCGCTCCTCCCCACTCTGCTGCTGTGTCTACGGCAACACGACAGGAACCTACCACTGGCCATGGTGGGGG CCCAGTGTCTGCAGACTGTGACAGAAGACAACGCGGAGGTTCTGCAGCAGTTCTCAGCAGACACACTCAAGCTGCTGGAGGGGCTgctgatgggggaggggggcgactcAGTGGACAGCCTGCTGCTCAGGACAACCGTCGctg GCTGCATCTTTAACCTGAAGGCGCTCATCCCGGCTGGCAGCCAATCAGAAGCCCTGCAGGCGGTGGTGCGGGTCCTGGCGCGAACGCTGGAGCACGACATCGCCATGGCGATAACCAGCCTGAGGGGCATGCTGGGAGAACAGCAGACCAACAACAAC GGTGGTGCTGAACAGATGAACGGGGAGACAGCCGGACCGGGGAGGCCGGAAACTCCTGAGCAGCACCAG tTGCCCCAGGCAACCCGAGCCCAGCTGGACCAGGTGATGGCGTTACTCTCAGCCCAGCAGACGGCTCTGGAGATCATCGCCAACATGTGTCTGCCCGATG ACGACAGTGATGAGGAGTGGGAGGACATGGACAGCAGTGACACCAGTGACGAGGTGACCATGTGTGACGTTGCGGAGGAGGGGGGTACCCCCCTCATGACCCCCCTGTGCCTGTCAGCCGAGACCCATGCTGCTCTCATCAGCCACAGTCTGCCCAGGAAG GTTCTGGACAGGACGGTTCTCCCCGAGGGATGCGACAGTCTGGCATCGTCACCTCACGGACAACCTGTCATCAAAAG GTTACTTACCGTACAAAGACGAGCCCTGCTATGCCTAAGGAACATGCTGGCAGTGCTGGATGGGGAAGGCATGGATGCAGCAGGGCTGGTGGAGGTGGGAAACCATCTCATGGGGCTCTTCAGTG TTTCAGATGATCAGGAGTTCCAGGAAGCCGTGACAGGAGCCGTCAGGTCCCTGCTGCAGAGGATGGCAGCTGTGCAGGTCACACAG ccCCTGACTGGGGAACAGCTGCGTGTCCTGTGTGACCTTGGGCGACAGTCGTCGTGCCCGAGCGTCCGTGCTAACGTGGTGAACGCTGCGGGCAGTATGGGCAGCGTGCTGGCGAAACAACCCGACTCTGCTGAGAAACTCATG CTGATAGGAACCTTCCTGACGGAGGTCGCGGGGAAGGACGTGGTGCTGTGGGTCGTGGCGGAGGCTCTGGACGCCATCTTTGACGTGTTCGGGGACGGCCCGCAGGTCGACGCGGTGGCAGGAAACATCGGGCTGGTGGCGAAACTCCGACAGATCAGCCCGCTGTTCAAGTCTCGG GTTCATAAAGAGAGGAGGAGTCTGGGAGAACACTTCCCCGTGGTGGACAACGCACGGGTCAACCTCAACAGGTTCATCAAGTACAAGGAAGGCTGCTAG
- the LOC136438460 gene encoding GATOR1 complex protein NPRL2-like — MAAGRNKIRCIFFSEFHPVAGPKITFQVPEDYISQKLFDSVHIYIITKPQLQNKLITLDALGHRIIGCPVCIENAKYSRNALLFNLCFVFGSDADSQRYEPVVKKLAGYLTTLEMETGFLSDEQSKLKLPEVMKELLTQLNTCGTCSVPINESNTLHLKVVPTSEEPQVVLEHHVPVFLQDKESFVSSQWDLTTQQILPYIDGFNHVMRIAQEADVDINLVRICVQNMLYYGVITLLPIFQYSNVYVCTPDVHSLVQDARLQAECLAYVSKHPGSTPPRFRDVFVLYCGLGAGTTVRDLCTRHAAQLQNVDERRLIQFGLTKGLIRRVKKYPVKLTASDFGSARPWTRWMTGLHSYDEICCKTGMTYQELEDKVESDPHIVVCWK, encoded by the exons atggcggccgggcGGAACAAAATCCGCTGCATTTTCTTCAGCGAGTTCCACCCCGTGGCGGGGCCCAAGATCACGTTCCAGGTTCCCGAGGACTACATCTCCCAGAAACTGTTCGACTCCGTCCACATCTACATCATCACCAAACCGCAGCTACAGAACAAGCTGATCACGCTGGACGCGCTCGGACACAGGATCATCGGCTGTCCCGTGTGCATAGAGAACGCCAAGTACTCGCGGAACGCGCTGCTGTTCAACCTGTGCTTCGTGTTCGGGTCGGACGCCGACAGCCAGCGGTACGAGCCCGTGGTGAAGAAGCTGGCGGGCTACCTCACCACGCTGGAGATGGAGACCGGATTCCTGTCGGACGAGCAGAGCAAGCTGAAACTACCGGAAGTCATGAAG GAGCTGTTGACCCAGCTGAACACCTGCGGCACCTGCAGCGTCCCCATCAACGAGTCCAACACGCTCCACCTGAAGGTCGTGCCGACCTCCGAGGAGCCTCAAGTCGTGCTGGAGCACCATGTGCCTGTGTTCCTTCAAGACAAG GAGTCGTTTGTATCGAGCCAGTGGGACCTGACGACGCAGCAGATCCTGCCGTACATCGACGGGTTCAACCACGTGATGCGGATCGCTCAGGAGGCGGACGTGGACATCAACCTGGTGCGGATCTGCGTGCAGAACATGCTGTACTACGGGGTCATCACTCTGCTGCCCATCTTCCAGTACTCCAACGTGTATGTGTGCACACCTGACGTCCACTCCCTGGTGCAGGACGCCCGACTGCAGGCGGAGTGTCTCGCCTACGTCTCCAAACACCCCGGCAGCACCCCGCCCAG GTTCCGGGACGTGTTCGTGCTGTACTGCGGTCTGGGCGCGGGAACCACGGTGCGGGACCTGTGCACGCGGCACGCGGCGCAGCTGCAGAACGTGGACGAGCGCCGCCTGATCCAGTTCGGCCTGACGAAGGGGCTGATCCGCCGTGTGAAGAAGTACCCGGTCAAGCTGACGGCCTCGGACTTCGGGAGCGCCAGGCCCTGGACCCGCTGGATGACGGGACTCCACAGCTACGACGAGATCTGCTGCAAAACCGGCATGACCTACCAGGAGCTGGAGGACAAGGTCGAGAGTGACCCACACATCGTCGTCTGctggaaataa